From the Planctomycetota bacterium genome, the window GCCTTCGCTGCCATCGAACGGATCGGCGGCGTCCACGGCTGGTACGCGCACGACTGGCTGTGGCAGTTGCGCGGCTGGATCGACCGGCTCTTCAGCGGGCCCGGGATGGGGCGCGGGCGCCGCGACCCCGATCACCTTGCCTCCGGCGACACCCTCGACTGCTGGCGAGTCGAAGTCTGCGACCCGCCGCGGCGGCTGCGACTGGCCGCCGAGATGCGGCTCCCCGGCCGCGGCTGGTTGGAATTCGAGGTCGTGCCCCGGGACGATGCCGTGACGATCCACCAGACCGCGGTCTTCGATCCCAAGGGGCTGTTCGGCCTCGCCTACTGGTACGCGATCTGGCCGCTCCACGAGCTCGTCTTCAGGCAGATGCTCGCGGGGATCGTCCGGGCGGCGAGGCGCCGGCGCTGACGGCCCGCGCTCCGGTCACAGCGTCTCGGCGGGGCGCTGGACGCACTCCCGGCCGGTGTCCTCCGACTCGATCTGGATCGTCGTGTGGGCGATCCCGAACAGGGAGCGGAGATCGGCCGACGCACGGCGCAGCACCGTGTCGTGACGGCCGGGTTCGGGCACCACCAGGTGGACGGTGAGCGAGATCTCCGACGTGCTCGCGTTCCAGACGTGGAGGTCGTGGACCTCCGCCACGCCGGGAATGGCGGCGAGGAGGTCGGTGAGTGCCTCCGGCTCGAGCCCGCGCGGCACCGCGTCGAGCGCCAGATCGACGCTCTCGCGGAACAGGTCCCAGGTGCCGACCATCACCGCCGCCGTCACGAGGATGCTCACCAGCGGATCGATCCACGATCGCCCGGTGAGCGCGATCAACGCGCCGGCGACGACCACCCCTGCCGACACGGCGGCATCGGCGGCCATGTGAAGAAAGGCCCCGCGGACGTTGGCGTCGCCCCGGGCTCCACGCGCCAGGAGCACGGCGGTGAGGGTGTTGATCGCGACCCCGACCGCGGCGACCAGAGCGACGGTCCACCCGGCCACGGGTGCGGGCTCGAAAAACCGGCGCCACGCCTCCCAGAGGAGCACTCCGCAGGCCGTCAGCAGCAGCACCGCGTTGGCGAGCGCCGCGTAGATCGTCGAACGACGGAACCCCCACGTGTAGCGCCGTGTCGGCGGGCGCCGGGCGAGATGGCTCGCCCCCCACGCCAGGAGCAGGCCGAGGACGTCGCCGGCGTTGTGGCCGGCGTCGGCGACCAGCGCCAACGACCCAGCCCACAGTCCGGCCACGACCTCGACGATCACGAACAGGGTGTTGAGCGCCACGCCCAGGCCGAGGGCCCGGTCAAGTCCGCCCGAAGACAGTGCGCCGAGATGGTGGTGCCCGTGGCCGTGATGACCGTGGCCGCAATGGTCGTGACCGTGATGGCCATGGCCAGCGGGGCCGTGGTCGTCCGCACGGGCCTTCGCCGTTGTGCCGCCGTGGGGCTGCGTCGCCGTCATGGGGAACGATTCCGATCGGCCCTCGGCATCGGGTAGCATCTGCGGCCGGGGGCTTCGTCCGATCATACCGACGGATCGCCGATCCCTGCGGGAGGCGCACATGGAACCGATGCGGGTGGCGGTCATCGGCCGGACCGGCCGGGGGGATTACGGGCACGCGATCGACGAACTGTGGGCCGACATTCCCGGCACCAAGCTCGTCGCCGTCGCCGACGAGTCGGCCGACGGGTTGGCCAAGGCGGTCGCGCGTCTGAAGCTCCCCGCCGACGCCGGCCACCGCGACTGGCGGGCGATGCTCGCCGCGGTCAAGCCGGAGATCGTCGTCCTCTGCATGCGCCACATCGACTGCCACGCCGAGATGGCGATCGCGGCGGCGAAGGGCGGGGCGCGCGGGATCTTCATGGAGAAGCCCTTCGTCCCCACCGCGGCCGATGCCGATGCGGTGATCGCCGCCTGCCGTACCGCCGACACCAAGCTCGGCCTCGCGTTCGTCAACCGGCACGGTCCGACCTACGGCGTCGTCCGCGACCTCGTCGAAGAGGGGCGGATCGGCCGCCTGCTGGAAATCCGCGCCCGCGGCAAGGAAGACCAACGCGGTGGCGGCGAGGATTTGTGGGTCCTCGGGTCGCACATGCTCGACATGATGGCCGACATCGGTGGCGGTCCGATCTGGTGCCAGGCGTCGGTCACCACGGGAGGACGGCCGATCACGAAAGCCGACGCGATCACCGGCCCGGAGGGGCTCGGTCTGATCGCCGGCGACGCGGTCCACGCGACGTTCGGTCTCGGCGACGGCCCGGTCGGCTTCTTCTCCAGCGTCCGCGAAGCCGGCCTCAAGCAGCCGCCGTTCGGGCTGATGCTCGTCGGCACCAAGGGGGCGATCCACGTCCGCTCCGACCAGATCCCCCACGCCTACCTGCGCGAGGCGCCGTTGTGGCGCGTCGACAAGGAGTTTCCCTGGCGTCCGATCGGCCCCGGGGGGCTCGACGATCCGCCCCCCGCGGCGGATGCCGATCGCGCCAAGGAACGCGCCGGCTGGGCACGGCGTGCGGCACTCGATCTGGTCGACGCGATCCAGTCCGACCGTGAGCCGACCACGGGGATGTATGCCGGCCTGACCACGGTCGAGATGACCGCGGCGATCTACGCGTCGGCCTTGGCGGGTAGGCGGATCGACTGGCCGCTCGAGAAGTCGCTGCCCGACCGTGGCAACCCGCTCGCCTGACGACACCCGTTCGCCGCTCCCGCGAGGAACCCGCCGATGTTTTGCCTGCTGCCCGCGCTCGTGGTCATCACCGCCGTAACCGCCCGTGCGGCCGATCCCGACGAGATCGTCCTCTGGCCCGACGGCGTGCCGGAGCCGCGCGTCGCCGGTGAACCGGCCGAGACGGTGGAGAAGGGCAAGGACGGGATCCAGCGCCGCACCAACGTCTCCGTCCCACGGTTGGTCGTCCACGGCCTGCCGCCGGCGGCCGACGGCGCGCCACGGCCGGCGGTGATCGTCGCCCCAGGGGGTGGTTACTCGATCCTCGCCGACGAGCACGAGGGAACGGACATCTGCCGGTGGTTCAACGAGCGGGGGATCGTCGCCTTCACGCTGCTGTACCGCGTCCCGACGGGCCGCGGCCCCGGTTCGGACGTCGGACCGGTGATGGACGCGCAGCGTGCCGTCTCCGAGGTCCGCCGCCGCGCGGCCGAGTTGCGGATCGATCCTGCCCGGATCGGCCTGATGGGATTCTCCGCCGGCGGCCACACGGCGCTGGTCGCGGCGACCACGAAGGCCGGCTTCCCCGGGGCGGACAGCGCACCCTCCGCCCGGCCCGACGTGACGATCCTCATCTATCCCTGGCGGGTCGTCGCCGACGACGGCCCCGGCCTCTGGCCCGGTGTGACGATCGACCAGGGCACCGCGCCGATGTTCATCGCGCAGACGGCCGACGACACCGCCTCGCCGGTGCGCGGGGCGCTGGCGCTGTATGGCGCCCTGACGACGGCGAAGGTGCCGGCGGAACTCCACGTCTACGAGAAGGGGGGCCACGGCTACGGGATGCGGCCGCGTGACGGCGCTCCGGGCACCGGTGACTGGCCGGCGCGGCTGGCCGACTGGATGAAGACCCATGGCTTCTGAGCGAGACCGACGGCACGTGCGAGGGGATTCCGATGGGGATTGGTGTGGCCGCCGTCTGGCTCGTCGTGCTCCTGTCCGCCGTCCCGGCGATGGGCGCCCGCCCCCCCAACGTGATCGTGATCCTCGCCGACGATGCCGGCCCCGGTGACTTCTCGTTCACCGGCAACACCAACCTCGCGACGCCGGTGATCGACGGCCTGGCGCGCGACGGCGCCCGGCTCGAGCGGTTCTTCGTACAGCCGGTCTGTGCGCCGTCGCGCGCCGAGTTGCTCACCGGCCGCTGGCACTGCCGCGGCGGCGTCCGTGGGGTCTCGCTGGGGCAGGAGCGTCTCGACCCCGGCGTGCGGACGATCGCCGAGGTGTTCCGCGACGCCGGCTACGCCACCGCCTGCTTCGGCAAGTGGCACCTCGGCACGCAGGGCCCCCACCATCCCCGGGCACGGGGCTTCGAAACCTTCGTCGGCTTCACCGAGGGGCACTGGGGCGACGCCTTCGATCCGCTCCTCGAGGCCGACGGCGAGTTCGCCGAACACCCGGGCTACCTCGCCGACGTGATCGCCGAGCGGACGGTGGCCTATCTCGACCGCTGCCGGGAGACCGCTCCCGACCGCCCGTTCTTCTGCCACGTCGCCTTCAACACCCCCCATTCCCCCTTCGACGTGCCCGACGCCGACTGGGAGCGGTTCCGCGACCGTCCGCTCCCGCTCCGCGGCAGCGACGGCGACGACGAGGACCTGCCGACGACCCGCGCGGCATTGGCGATGGTCGAGAACATGGACCGCAACGTCGGTCGGGTGCTCGCGGCGCTCGAGCGCCATGCGATCGCCGACGACACGATCGTGGTCTTCTTCTCCGACAACGGCGCCAACGGCGCGCGGTGGAGCGGCGGCCTGCGCGGCCGCAAGGGGACGGTCGACGAGGGGGGCGTGCGCAGCGTCTGTTGCCTCCGCTATCCCAGGCGGATCGCCGCCGGCACAAGGATCGACGCCCTCGCCGGGGCGATCGACCTGTTGCCCACGCTCGCCGGCCTGGCGGGGATCGCTCTCGCCCCTCCGCAACCGCTCGACGGCATCGACCTGGCACCGCTGCTGGTCGGGGATGGCGGCGGCGATCTCGCCGCCCGGCTCGCGGGCCGGGCCCTGTACGCGGTGTGGGGGGGCAAGGTGAGCGTGCGCACCGCCGGGCACCGGCTCGACGGCCAGGGGCGGCTCTACGACATGCAGGTCGATCCCGGCCAGTCGCGCGACATCGCCGCCGCCGATCCCGACACGGCCGCCCGGCTCGGCGGGCTGGTGGCGGCGTTCCGCCGCGACGTCGTCGCGCTCCAACCGCGCCCCTTGCCCGAGCGCTTCTTCGTCGGCCATCCCGCCTGGCCGTGGACGGAGCTTCCCGCCCGCGACGGCATCGGGCACGGCGGCGTCGTGCGCAGCGCCCGCGCCCCCAACTCCTCCCACTTCACCCGGTGGACGACCGCCGCCGATTCGATCACCTGGACGGTGGAGGTGGTGACACCGGGGCGCTACGAGGCGGACCTCTGGTACACCTGCCCGCCGGCCGATGCCGGGGCGACGGTGCGCCTCACGGCGCTGCCCGACGGCGCGGACCTGGCGGCACGGTCCGTCACGGCGACGGTCACACCCGGCTGGGATCCCCCCGCCAACCGCGGCGACGACCGCGTCGGGCGCGATGCGGAAAGCTTCGAGAAGCCGTTCCGAACGCTCCCGCTCGGGACGATCGACTTGGCCGCGGGCCCGCAGACGCTCCGCCTCGACGCCCCGGCCGTGCCGGGAGCCACCGTCGCCGACGTCCGCCGCCTTGTCCTCCGTCCCGTCCCCTGACCGCGCGGACCCGTGGCCAACTGGCGGGCCGGAGCGGCCCGCGGTACCCTGCGCCGGTCGCCCTTCGCCCCGCGGGAGCTCTCGCCGATGCCGACCGTCATCCAGCGCTGCCGCTTGGTCGCCCTGTCCGCCACGCTCCTCGCGGCCGCCCCCGGCTCGCTGCCGGCCCGTGCGCAGGGCGACGTTTCCCCGGACACCCCGGAGTATCCCCTGGCCGTCGCGCCGGCGGCCGATGGAGCGCTCCTCTGCGCCGACCGCGTGCTCCCCGGGTTGTGGCGGATCGCCGACGGCACGGCGACGGTGTTGTTCCAAGGATCGAAGAAGTTCCGCACGCCGCTCAATGCCGTCCGCACCGTCGCCATCGCCCCCGACGGCACCGTCTGGGCCGGCGACCCGGCGACGCGCGATGTCCACCGGATCGCCGCCGACGGCACGGCGACGCCGCTCACCGGCGGAAAGATCGGGATCCCGATCGACATCGCCATCGATTCGCGCGGCACGCTGTTCGTCTCCGACCTCGAGACCCAGCGCGTGTGGCGCGTCGCGGCAGGCGCGACCGAGCCGACGGAATTGGCCGTGCTGGCGGCGCCGCGCGGCCTGTTCGTCGACGCCCAAGACCGGCTCTGGGCGGTGGCCGCCTCGGGCGACGCGCCGCTGGTGCGGATCACGGCCGATGCCACGGTCGAACCGGTGGTCAAGTCGCGGGCGTTCCAGTTTCCCCACGACGTCGTCGTCACCGCCGACGGCACGGCCTACGTCAGCGACAACTACGCGGTGGCGGTGTGGAAGGTGGCCCCCGACGGGAGCGTGAGCACGTGGCTCTCCGGCGCGCCGCTGGCCGGCCCGGTCGGTCTCGCGATTCGCGGCGACCGGATCCTCGTCGCCGATCCGAAAGCGCGGAACGTGTTCGAGGTCGATGCCGACGGCAAGGCCGCGCCCCTCCTCCCCGCCCCCCGCGGTCCCGCCGGGTCGTGAGGCGGACGGCCCGGCCCCTTGTCACTCACTTGGCGTGGCGCACCGGCGCCGCGACGAACCACTGGCCGGTCTCGCGGATGACCAGCGAGCACCCGTGGGGCGGGTCGTCGATCACCGTCGTTTCCCCGCCAGGCCATCGGACGACGATCCGCTCGACGCCGTCGGCGGCGCCGATCCCGAACGACAGCCGCGTGCCGAAGTGCCCCTGGTAGCCGCGGCCGCAGACCACCTCGGCGACCTGCGACCGCCCCGCCGCGGTGACCGTGACGCGGGCTCCGACGGCGTCGCGGTTGCCCGTCGTGCCGCGGAGGAGGACGGCGACGTGGCCGTTCTCCGCCGGCGAGGCGTTGCGGAGGACGACGGCCGAGCGGCGCGAACTGGTGATCACGGCGTCGACCAGTCCGTCGCCGTCGAGATCGTCGAGGACCGTCCCGCGGCCGACGACCGGGACAGACAGGCCGCTCCCGCAGGTCGCCGGCAGCCGCGTGAAGCGGCCGTCGCCGCGGTTGCGGAGGACGACGGCGCGCCCCTCGTAGGAGGTCGTGCGGTCGAACTGCGCGACGTTGTCCTGGATGTGCCCCTCGACGTAGAGGATGTCGGGGTGGGCGTCGTTGTCGAAGTCGGCGAAGCCGCAGCCCCACTTGACGTTGGCCGTCGTCCCCTCGCCGACCCCGGTGAGTCGAGTGACGTCCTCGAAGTCGCCGCCACCGAGGTTGCGGAACAGCACGGGCCGCTCCCCCTGGTAGGTCGTCTCGAAGAAGTCGATCCTCCCGTCGCCGTCGACGTCGGCGGCGTCGACCCCCATGCTCGCCACCGGGGCGCCGTCACCGTTGAACTTGAGCCCCACCGCCAGCGCCCCCTCCGTGAACCGGCCGTGGCCGTCGTTGAGCCAGCAGAAGTTGCCGAACCCGTCGTTCATCACGAACACGTCGGTGTCGCCGTCGTCGTCGACGTCGCCCGTGATCGTCCCCATCCCGGGCCCCGGAGTGGCGGCGATGCCGGAAGCGATCGAGACGTCGGTGAACCGGCCGTCGCCGTCGTTGCGGAACAGGGCATGGGGCAGCGGGTCGTAGGCCTTGGGGCTGGTGTAGACGGGGAATCCGTCGGAGAACTCCGGGACGTGCGTCGCGCAGGTGAAATCGACGTAGTTGGCGAAGTACACGTCGAGGTCGCCGTCGGCATCGGCGTCGAGGAGCGACACGCCGCCGCCGACCCGGCTCCCGTCGTCGATCCCCGAGCGCGCGGTGTCGTCGCGGAACGTGCCGTCGCCGTTGTTGTGGTAGACGACCTTCGGGCCGAACGTCGAAATCACGAGATCGGGATGACCGTCGTCGTCGATGTCGCCGGCGGCGACACCGAGCCCGTAGCCGGGGTCGCCGATTCCCGCCGCGTCGGTGACGTCGGCGAACCGGAAACCACCGAGGTTGCGGAACAGGCGGCTCCGTGGTGCCGGGTCGACCGGCGGCGTTCCCTCGAGCGGGACGCCCGACAACAGATACAGGTCGAACAGTCCGTCACCGTCGTAGTCGAGCGTCGCCGCCCCCGAGGCCATCGACTCGACGATGTAGCGTTGCCCGCCGCTGCCGTCGGCATGGACGAACACGACCCTGCTCGACGCGGTGGCATCGTCGAGCCGGATCGGGCACCCGGTGGCCCCCGGGCGCGGGGCGGCGTCGCGCCGCGCGCAGCCCGCCACCACGAGCACGGCCACCGCCGTCAGGCCGAGGATGCCGCGCCGGTTCATCGTCGATTCCCCCCGGCGGGCCCGGGCCGCGGCGCCCGGGCGGCGGCCGCGGCCGCGCGGGCACGGAAATCGGCCGCTTCGGTCATCCTGCCGTTGGCGGAATAGACCTTCGCAGCGAGGTCGGCGGCGGCGGCCAGCGCGCCTGCCGGTTCGCCGGCCGAGAGCCCCTCGCGGATCCGCCGCTGCCCGATCCCGCGATCCTCCGCCACGATCTCGAGATGCCGGCGCCGGTACTGCTCGGCGAGGTCGTGTTCGCCGAGCCGCTGGCAGGCCTGGGCGGCGCCGAAGCAGGCCGGCCCGCTGACCGGATCGAGACGCAGGGCTTCGAGGTGCGCGGCCTTGGCCCGCGCCGGCTCCCGGAGGGAGTTCCACGCCTGCCCGAGCTGGACGTGGGCGGCGGTCACCGCCGGATGGGCGGCGACGACGCGCTCGAGCACGGCGACGGCCTCGGGCAATCGACCGAGGTTGGCGAGCGACTCACCGAGCATGACGCCGGCGGCCTCCGATTCCGGATCGATCCGCCAGGCGCGCTCGAGGAGGGGCACGGCGGCAGCATGGTCGCCACGCGACATCGCCTCCATGCCGAGCAGTTCGTAGGCCGGAGCCAGTTCCGGCTCGACGGCCAGCGCCGCCCTCAGGCTGGCGACCGCCTCGTCACCGTATCCGTGACGGAGGAGGATCCGGCCGCGCGCGTAGAGCGCTTCGGGAGCGGCCGGGAGGTCGTGGAGCAGCCGATCGGCGATCTCGAGCGTCGCGCGCCGTTCCTCCTGATCCGGCGGCACCTCGGCGGCGACCGGCCGGAGGGCGGAAATGGCCCGGGTCCGTCGGGCGAGGCCGACCACCCGCCAGGCCACGACCGCGGTGGCGACGACGGCCACGGCGAGGCCGGCTGCGAGGATCGAACGCCGGGGCCTGACGCCTCCCGACGGTGGAGCCGCCGTCCGCGCCGCTCGCTCTCTCCTTCGTCCCATGCTCACCCCGCGCCGAACGGTGCCGGTGCGGTGGCGGACCGCTCCGCCCCCTCGACGATCGTCACCGTGCGATCGGCGGCGACGTCCTCCACGACCGCGGTGGTTCCGTCCGGCCAGCGGACCTCGATCCGATCGACGCGCGGCCGGCTCCCGAGGCCGAAGTGGGGGCAGGAGCCGAAATGGCTCTGGTAACCGCGGCCTGAATGGATCTCCGCGACCTGGACGAGGTCGCCGGTGACCACCCGGACGCGGGCTCCGAGTGCGTCGCGATTGCCAGCGCGGCCGCGGAGCCGGACGCGGAGCCAGTGGTTGCCGGGCGGCGACTCGTTGCGGAGCACCACCGCGGCGCCGTCGCGGACGAGCATCACCACGTCGACCAACCCGTCGTCGTCGAAGTCGTCGAAGGCGACGCCGCGGACGACATGCCTGCCCGCCAGACCGTCGCCGGCCAGCGCCCCGACGTTGGCGAACCGCCCGCCGCCGAGATTGCGGAACAGCACCGGCGGCCAGCTCACCTCGCGCTCCGTGACACCCGGCTCGCGCTCGTAGATCTGCCCGCAACCGATGAACAGGTCCTTGAGCCCGTCGTTGTCGAAATCGACGAGGCCGACCCCCCACTTGATCGCCGCCACCGCCCGGACGCCGATCCCCGCCTTTGCGGCCACGTCCTCGAACAGGCCGGAACCGAGACCGCGATGGAGGACCGGCAGTTCGTCGTAGTACGGGGTGACGACGAGGTCGAGTCGGCCGTCGTTGTCGTGATCGCCGGCATCGACCCCCATGCTCGCCGTCGGCGTGCCCAGCGCGTTGCACGCCAGTCCGGCCGCCAGCGCGACCTCGGCGAACGTGCCGTCCCCTTGGTTGCGGAACAGGAAGTCGAGCCGCTGGTCGTTGCAGACGAAGATGTCGGTGAGGCCGTCGTCGTCGTGGTCGAAACAGATCGTTCCCATCCCGGCACCGGCATGGGCGGCGATGCCGGCGGGCCCCGACACGTCGGTGAAGCCGCCGTCGCCGCGGCCGTGATACAGGCGATTGGGCAGCGGGGAGAAGTCGCGCGGCCGGGCGTAGTCGTCGCGGCCGCCGAGCCGGGCGGTGCGGTGGGTGGCGTAGCGGAAGTCGACGTAGTTGGCGACGAACAGGTCGAGGACGCCGTCGCGGTCGTAGTCGAGAAAGTTGGCCCCCGCTCCCAGCGCCTCGCCGCGCCCGACGCCGGCCGTGGCGGCCAGTTCCGTGAACGTGCCGTCGCCGTTGTTGCGGTGCAGGAGGCAGGGACCGAAGGCGTTGGTGAACAGGTCGGGGGTGCCGTCGTCGTCGTAATCCCCGACCGCGACGCCGAGGGCGAAGGCCCGGTGGGCGATCGATGACGATGCGGTCACGTCCTCGAAGCGCCACCCGCCGGCGTTGCGGTACAGCCGGCTGCCCGCGTTCGGGTCGGCGGGGGACCCCTCGAGGGGCACGCCGGAGAGGAGGTAGAGATCGACGTCGCCATCGCCGTCGTAATCGAACGAGGCCAGCCCCGATGCCACCGTCTCGGCCATGTAGTGCCGGCCGGCGCCGCCGTCGCTGTGGCGAAACGTGATCCCGGTGTCCGCCGTCACGTC encodes:
- a CDS encoding Gfo/Idh/MocA family oxidoreductase, producing MGNDSDRPSASGSICGRGLRPIIPTDRRSLREAHMEPMRVAVIGRTGRGDYGHAIDELWADIPGTKLVAVADESADGLAKAVARLKLPADAGHRDWRAMLAAVKPEIVVLCMRHIDCHAEMAIAAAKGGARGIFMEKPFVPTAADADAVIAACRTADTKLGLAFVNRHGPTYGVVRDLVEEGRIGRLLEIRARGKEDQRGGGEDLWVLGSHMLDMMADIGGGPIWCQASVTTGGRPITKADAITGPEGLGLIAGDAVHATFGLGDGPVGFFSSVREAGLKQPPFGLMLVGTKGAIHVRSDQIPHAYLREAPLWRVDKEFPWRPIGPGGLDDPPPAADADRAKERAGWARRAALDLVDAIQSDREPTTGMYAGLTTVEMTAAIYASALAGRRIDWPLEKSLPDRGNPLA
- a CDS encoding tetratricopeptide repeat protein, yielding MGRRRERAARTAAPPSGGVRPRRSILAAGLAVAVVATAVVAWRVVGLARRTRAISALRPVAAEVPPDQEERRATLEIADRLLHDLPAAPEALYARGRILLRHGYGDEAVASLRAALAVEPELAPAYELLGMEAMSRGDHAAAVPLLERAWRIDPESEAAGVMLGESLANLGRLPEAVAVLERVVAAHPAVTAAHVQLGQAWNSLREPARAKAAHLEALRLDPVSGPACFGAAQACQRLGEHDLAEQYRRRHLEIVAEDRGIGQRRIREGLSAGEPAGALAAAADLAAKVYSANGRMTEAADFRARAAAAAARAPRPGPAGGNRR
- a CDS encoding N-acetylgalactosamine 6-sulfate sulfatase, which produces MGIGVAAVWLVVLLSAVPAMGARPPNVIVILADDAGPGDFSFTGNTNLATPVIDGLARDGARLERFFVQPVCAPSRAELLTGRWHCRGGVRGVSLGQERLDPGVRTIAEVFRDAGYATACFGKWHLGTQGPHHPRARGFETFVGFTEGHWGDAFDPLLEADGEFAEHPGYLADVIAERTVAYLDRCRETAPDRPFFCHVAFNTPHSPFDVPDADWERFRDRPLPLRGSDGDDEDLPTTRAALAMVENMDRNVGRVLAALERHAIADDTIVVFFSDNGANGARWSGGLRGRKGTVDEGGVRSVCCLRYPRRIAAGTRIDALAGAIDLLPTLAGLAGIALAPPQPLDGIDLAPLLVGDGGGDLAARLAGRALYAVWGGKVSVRTAGHRLDGQGRLYDMQVDPGQSRDIAAADPDTAARLGGLVAAFRRDVVALQPRPLPERFFVGHPAWPWTELPARDGIGHGGVVRSARAPNSSHFTRWTTAADSITWTVEVVTPGRYEADLWYTCPPADAGATVRLTALPDGADLAARSVTATVTPGWDPPANRGDDRVGRDAESFEKPFRTLPLGTIDLAAGPQTLRLDAPAVPGATVADVRRLVLRPVP
- a CDS encoding cation transporter, with amino-acid sequence MTATQPHGGTTAKARADDHGPAGHGHHGHDHCGHGHHGHGHHHLGALSSGGLDRALGLGVALNTLFVIVEVVAGLWAGSLALVADAGHNAGDVLGLLLAWGASHLARRPPTRRYTWGFRRSTIYAALANAVLLLTACGVLLWEAWRRFFEPAPVAGWTVALVAAVGVAINTLTAVLLARGARGDANVRGAFLHMAADAAVSAGVVVAGALIALTGRSWIDPLVSILVTAAVMVGTWDLFRESVDLALDAVPRGLEPEALTDLLAAIPGVAEVHDLHVWNASTSEISLTVHLVVPEPGRHDTVLRRASADLRSLFGIAHTTIQIESEDTGRECVQRPAETL
- a CDS encoding CRTAC1 family protein, with protein sequence MNRRGILGLTAVAVLVVAGCARRDAAPRPGATGCPIRLDDATASSRVVFVHADGSGGQRYIVESMASGAATLDYDGDGLFDLYLLSGVPLEGTPPVDPAPRSRLFRNLGGFRFADVTDAAGIGDPGYGLGVAAGDIDDDGHPDLVISTFGPKVVYHNNGDGTFRDDTARSGIDDGSRVGGGVSLLDADADGDLDVYFANYVDFTCATHVPEFSDGFPVYTSPKAYDPLPHALFRNDGDGRFTDVSIASGIAATPGPGMGTITGDVDDDGDTDVFVMNDGFGNFCWLNDGHGRFTEGALAVGLKFNGDGAPVASMGVDAADVDGDGRIDFFETTYQGERPVLFRNLGGGDFEDVTRLTGVGEGTTANVKWGCGFADFDNDAHPDILYVEGHIQDNVAQFDRTTSYEGRAVVLRNRGDGRFTRLPATCGSGLSVPVVGRGTVLDDLDGDGLVDAVITSSRRSAVVLRNASPAENGHVAVLLRGTTGNRDAVGARVTVTAAGRSQVAEVVCGRGYQGHFGTRLSFGIGAADGVERIVVRWPGGETTVIDDPPHGCSLVIRETGQWFVAAPVRHAK
- a CDS encoding alpha/beta hydrolase gives rise to the protein MFCLLPALVVITAVTARAADPDEIVLWPDGVPEPRVAGEPAETVEKGKDGIQRRTNVSVPRLVVHGLPPAADGAPRPAVIVAPGGGYSILADEHEGTDICRWFNERGIVAFTLLYRVPTGRGPGSDVGPVMDAQRAVSEVRRRAAELRIDPARIGLMGFSAGGHTALVAATTKAGFPGADSAPSARPDVTILIYPWRVVADDGPGLWPGVTIDQGTAPMFIAQTADDTASPVRGALALYGALTTAKVPAELHVYEKGGHGYGMRPRDGAPGTGDWPARLADWMKTHGF
- a CDS encoding CRTAC1 family protein, yielding MARAATVSRSPRRAGGTMRRHLPPGALQGWLVAGLVLPLAAAVADVPIRLRDVTADTGITFRHSDGGAGRHYMAETVASGLASFDYDGDGDVDLYLLSGVPLEGSPADPNAGSRLYRNAGGWRFEDVTASSSIAHRAFALGVAVGDYDDDGTPDLFTNAFGPCLLHRNNGDGTFTELAATAGVGRGEALGAGANFLDYDRDGVLDLFVANYVDFRYATHRTARLGGRDDYARPRDFSPLPNRLYHGRGDGGFTDVSGPAGIAAHAGAGMGTICFDHDDDGLTDIFVCNDQRLDFLFRNQGDGTFAEVALAAGLACNALGTPTASMGVDAGDHDNDGRLDLVVTPYYDELPVLHRGLGSGLFEDVAAKAGIGVRAVAAIKWGVGLVDFDNDGLKDLFIGCGQIYEREPGVTEREVSWPPVLFRNLGGGRFANVGALAGDGLAGRHVVRGVAFDDFDDDGLVDVVMLVRDGAAVVLRNESPPGNHWLRVRLRGRAGNRDALGARVRVVTGDLVQVAEIHSGRGYQSHFGSCPHFGLGSRPRVDRIEVRWPDGTTAVVEDVAADRTVTIVEGAERSATAPAPFGAG